One window of the Takifugu rubripes chromosome 13, fTakRub1.2, whole genome shotgun sequence genome contains the following:
- the cdkn2aip gene encoding CDKN2A-interacting protein — MAREGSDKDIVSEYLAQNPQLAQWVDTFRGYCETSKQWSARREFILRNMENFPTVKPGAPSNSLDRLLSLSMVWTNHVFLGCSYPPAVMAKIKEMGEGIVVKDAPDHRTTIDGVMGKGKRTATNDSNVEGNVKKARSDPNEAEGRPAGKVTPRPTAQKWGPPPQAPAEHQPFFNRLYKAVAWKLVSAGGFGPNLDHFEILRSCVESCKQTLTCVFVPLKDIAGLPTGKTQRDGHVCEIRCQTVYMGTGYGWDESAAKAMASKEALKVFQGRKVTVKICRRRYRGRDVEDLMLLDEQPRSQGFPPAISYPFQDEQLDASS, encoded by the exons ATGGCGAGGGAGGGGAGCGATAAAGACATTGTTTCCGAATATTTGGCCCAGAACCCGCAGCTGGCCCAATGGGTTGACACCTTCAGGGGCTACTGCGAAACCAGCAAACAGTGGTCTGCCCGGAGAGAGTTTATCTTGAGAAACATGGAGAACTTCCCGACTGTGAAGCCAGGAGCGCCCAGCAACAGTCTGGACAGGCtgctgtctctgtccatggtgTGGACCAATCACGTGTTCCTGGgctgcag CTATCCTCCAGCTGTGATGGCTAAAATCAAGGAGATGGGCGAGGGGATCGTGGTCAAAGATGCCCCAGACCACAGAACAACCATCGATGGAGTCATGGGCAAGGGAAAGCGGACAGCCACAAATG ACAGTAATGTTGAAGGCAACGTGAAAAAAGCCAGAAGTGACCCTAACGAGGCCGAGGGTCGCCCTGCGGGGAAGGTGACTCCACGTCCTACTGCTCAGAAGTGGGGACCTCCTCCGCAGGCCCCAGCCGAGCACCAGCCCTTCTTTAACCGCCTCTACAAGGCCGTGGCCTGGAAGCTGGTGTCGGCAGGAGGCTTCGGGCCCAACCTGGACCATTTCGAAATCCTCCGTAGCTGCGTAGAGTCGTGTAAACAGACCTtgacctgtgtgtttgtgccactGAAGGACATCGCGGGCCTCCCCACTGGCAAAACACAGAGGGACGGCCACGTGTGCGAGATCCGCTGTCAGACTGTGTACATGGGCACCGGATACGGGTGGGACGAGTCTGCCGCTAAAGCCATGGCTTCAAAAGAGGCCTTAAAAGTGTTTCAGGGGAGGAAAGTGACTGTAAAGATCTGCCGGCGGAGGTACAGAGGGAGGGACGTGGAAGACCTCATGCTGCTGGATGAACAGCCCCGGAGCCAGGGCTTTCCTCCCGCCATCAGCTACCCTTTCCAGGACGAGCAGCTTGACGCTTCTTCCTAA
- the cart3 gene encoding cocaine- and amphetamine-regulated transcript protein-like isoform X1 encodes MAHTGTAQSSRALLCALLLLLSSITGAQVLVTDSEEELSPRALRDFYPKGPNLTSEKQLLGALQEVLEKLQAKRLPMWERKYGQVPTCDVGEQCAVRKGARIGKMCDCPRGAFCNFFLLKCL; translated from the exons ATGGCGCACACCGGCACCGCGCAGAGCTCCAGAGCGCTCCTCTgcgcactgctgctgctgctctccagcatCACCGGGGCACAAGTCTTGGTCACCGACTCCGAAGAAGAGCTGAGCCCAAGAGCCCTGCGGGACTTTTACCCTAAAGGTCCGAACCTGACCAGCGAGAAACAACTG CTCGGAGCTCTCCAAGAAGTTCTGGAAAAGCTTCAGGCTAAACGTCTGCCAATGTGGGAAAGGAAGTACGGCCAAGTCCCGACG TGTGATGTCGGGGAGCAGTGCGCCGTGAGAAAAGGCGCTCGGATCGGGAAGATGTGCGACTGCCCCCGCGGAGCTTTCTGCAACTTTTTCCTGCTCAAGTGCTTATGA
- the cart3 gene encoding cocaine- and amphetamine-regulated transcript protein-like isoform X2 → MAHTGTAQSSRALLCALLLLLSSITGAQVLVTDSEEELSPRALRDFYPKGPNLTSEKQLVRFAPGTSGSELSKKFWKSFRLNVCQCGKGSTAKSRRVMSGSSAP, encoded by the exons ATGGCGCACACCGGCACCGCGCAGAGCTCCAGAGCGCTCCTCTgcgcactgctgctgctgctctccagcatCACCGGGGCACAAGTCTTGGTCACCGACTCCGAAGAAGAGCTGAGCCCAAGAGCCCTGCGGGACTTTTACCCTAAAGGTCCGAACCTGACCAGCGAGAAACAACTGGTAAGGTTTGCTCCTGGCACTTCTGG CTCGGAGCTCTCCAAGAAGTTCTGGAAAAGCTTCAGGCTAAACGTCTGCCAATGTGGGAAAGGAAGTACGGCCAAGTCCCGACG TGTGATGTCGGGGAGCAGTGCGCCGTGA